A single region of the Triticum dicoccoides isolate Atlit2015 ecotype Zavitan chromosome 2B, WEW_v2.0, whole genome shotgun sequence genome encodes:
- the LOC119367983 gene encoding uncharacterized protein LOC119367983 isoform X1 has product MDKLRQMIMIMWNRRRKVAKNLAGLLILPHIMKKLNAKSRELNLEVVESSEEVAEVTQLGGSGFRFVVNLHDNTCSCRQWQVSGLPCKHALAFITSLVNAHIQNYVDSYYSIDKFRAAYGQLIPAMCDKTQWPESNHGFFMHPPLLKAVAGRPQTERHEGCGEKKRKSGQHLCPICKEYGHHWHKCKKGNKDDIAAFMAVREPPKKRRKTTKTSESSIVPRGDDAPAAAMYFPPSQNLETTTKKKGKHNQTLETINKKMQKGGKGPQGRWSLLKRIKTIRWCHLTALQWALEAKKLTQLALQWAQEAKGDSACELHLISFT; this is encoded by the exons ATGGACAAGCTTAGGCAGATGATTATGATCATGTGGAATCGAAGGAGAAAAGTAGCAAAGAACTTAGCTGGCTTATTAATTTTGCCCCACATAATGAAGAAGTTGAATGCAAAGAGTAGAGAGTTAAACTTGGAGGTGGTAGAAAGCTCGGAAGAAGTTGCTGAAGTTACTCAATTGGGAGGCAGCGGGTTTAGGTTTGTCGTCAACTTGCATGACAACACATGTTCTTGTAGACAATGGCAAGTTTCCGGCCTTCCTTGCAAGCATGCTCTAGCATTCATCACATCACTTGTCAATGCACATATACAGAATTATGTGGACTCATATTACTCCATTGACAAGTTTAGGGCAGCTTATGGCCAACTAATCCCTGCTATGTGTGACAAGACCCAGTGGCCTGAATCTAACCATGGATTCTTCATGCATCCACCCTTGTTAAAAGCTGTAGCTGGTCGGCCCCAAACTGAGAGGCATGAGGGTTGTGGTGAGAAAAAGAGGAAAAGTGGCCAGCACTTGTGCCCTATTTGCAAGGAATACGGGCACCATTGGCATAAATGCAAGAAGGGTAACAAAGATGACATTGCTGCTTTCATGGCTGTGAG AGAACCACCAAAGAAGAGGAGGAAGACTACTAAAACATCCGAGTCATCCATTGTGCCAAGAGGTGATGACGCGCCGGCAGCCGCTATGTATTTTCCACCAAG CCAAAACTTGGAAACTACAACCAAGAAGAAGGGAAAGCATAACCAAACATTGGAGACTATAAACAAGAAAATGCAAAAGGGGGGAAAAG GGCCACAAGGAAGATGGAGCTTGCTAAAAAGGATCAAAACAATCCGATGGTGCCATTTGACAGCCCTGCAATGGGCACTAGAAGCAAAAAAGCTTACCCAACTAGCCCTGCAATGGGCACAAGAAGCAAAAGGCGACTCAGCTTGTGAACTCCATCTAATTTCTTTCACTTAA
- the LOC119367983 gene encoding uncharacterized protein LOC119367983 isoform X2 gives MDKLRQMIMIMWNRRRKVAKNLAGLLILPHIMKKLNAKSRELNLEVVESSEEVAEVTQLGGSGFRFVVNLHDNTCSCRQWQVSGLPCKHALAFITSLVNAHIQNYVDSYYSIDKFRAAYGQLIPAMCDKTQWPESNHGFFMHPPLLKAVAGRPQTERHEGCGEKKRKSGQHLCPICKEYGHHWHKCKKGNKDDIAAFMAVREPPKKRRKTTKTSESSIVPRGPQGRWSLLKRIKTIRWCHLTALQWALEAKKLTQLALQWAQEAKGDSACELHLISFT, from the exons ATGGACAAGCTTAGGCAGATGATTATGATCATGTGGAATCGAAGGAGAAAAGTAGCAAAGAACTTAGCTGGCTTATTAATTTTGCCCCACATAATGAAGAAGTTGAATGCAAAGAGTAGAGAGTTAAACTTGGAGGTGGTAGAAAGCTCGGAAGAAGTTGCTGAAGTTACTCAATTGGGAGGCAGCGGGTTTAGGTTTGTCGTCAACTTGCATGACAACACATGTTCTTGTAGACAATGGCAAGTTTCCGGCCTTCCTTGCAAGCATGCTCTAGCATTCATCACATCACTTGTCAATGCACATATACAGAATTATGTGGACTCATATTACTCCATTGACAAGTTTAGGGCAGCTTATGGCCAACTAATCCCTGCTATGTGTGACAAGACCCAGTGGCCTGAATCTAACCATGGATTCTTCATGCATCCACCCTTGTTAAAAGCTGTAGCTGGTCGGCCCCAAACTGAGAGGCATGAGGGTTGTGGTGAGAAAAAGAGGAAAAGTGGCCAGCACTTGTGCCCTATTTGCAAGGAATACGGGCACCATTGGCATAAATGCAAGAAGGGTAACAAAGATGACATTGCTGCTTTCATGGCTGTGAG AGAACCACCAAAGAAGAGGAGGAAGACTACTAAAACATCCGAGTCATCCATTGTGCCAAGAG GGCCACAAGGAAGATGGAGCTTGCTAAAAAGGATCAAAACAATCCGATGGTGCCATTTGACAGCCCTGCAATGGGCACTAGAAGCAAAAAAGCTTACCCAACTAGCCCTGCAATGGGCACAAGAAGCAAAAGGCGACTCAGCTTGTGAACTCCATCTAATTTCTTTCACTTAA
- the LOC119360994 gene encoding uncharacterized protein LOC119360994: MTKDKCTVMVKKNPCGHDCSSTRRKKKMKNATKFWICDKVKDWPIEDATLGAKALRKKIKEHHKVDIHYKRVYMGKKLALKELYGDWDSSFDNLYRFKAQVEISCPGSIVQIDHYTIKEKIRFRRFFFALKPCIDGFLSGCRPYLAVDSTFLTGRFKGQLASATAVDGHNWMYPLCFGIFDSETNENWIWFMQLLRQAIGSPRGLAISTDAGQAVMTGVKEVFPEVEHRECMFHLVSNFKKKYHGKVFDDHLWAAAYSWNKYIFEKNWVAMETAKPAATTYLRKWHTRVLQ; the protein is encoded by the exons ATGACGAAGGATAAGTGTACTGTAATG GTGAAGAAAAACCCATGTGGTCATGATTGCTCTAGTACAAGAAGGAAAAAGAAGATGAAGAATGCAACCAAGTTTTGGATATGTGATAAGGTGAAGGATTGGCCGATTGAAGATGCTACTCTCGGAGCGAAGGCATTGCGCAAAAAGATTAAAGAACACCACAAGGTTGACATCCACTACAAGAGGGTATATATGGGTAAGAAGCTAGCTCTGAAAGAACTATATGGTGATTGGGATAGCAGCTTTGACAATTTGTATAGGTTTAAAGCACAAGTTGAAATCTCTTGCCCTGGTAGCATAGTGCAGATTGATCATTACACTATAAAAGAAAAAATCAGGTTTAGAAGGTTCTTCTTTGCTTTGAAACCTTGCATAGATGGATTCCTTAGTGGTTGCAGACCGTACTTGGCAGTAGATAGCACATTCTTAACAGGCAGGTTTAAGGGGCAGCTAGCCAGTGCTACCGCTGTAGATGGCCATAATTGGATGTATCCactttgttttggaatttttgatTCCGAAACAAATGAGAACTGGATCTGGTTCATGCAATTGCTTAGGCAAGCCATAGGATCGCCAAGGGGTTTAGCCATAAGCACTGATGCTGGGCAGGCGGTGATGACAGGGGTAAAGGAAGTTTTCCCAGAGGTAGAACATAGGGAATGCATGTTTCACTTGGTGTCAAACTTCAAGAAAAAGTATCACGGAAAGGTATTTGATGACCATCTTTGGGCTGCTGCTTACTCATGGAACAAGTATATATTTGAGAAAAATTGGGTTGCAATGGAGACAGCAAAGCCAGCGGCAACTACATATCTTAGGAAGTGGCACACTAG AGTGCTTCAATAA